Proteins encoded by one window of Lathyrus oleraceus cultivar Zhongwan6 chromosome 1, CAAS_Psat_ZW6_1.0, whole genome shotgun sequence:
- the LOC127137963 gene encoding DEAD-box ATP-dependent RNA helicase 47, mitochondrial, giving the protein MQSLVSSKFLVLVGESFPMRRALLNSRFAWFHSSVRCTSHVEPNHGSLTLSTLGFETEIEPKIRTKSKMVKPLGSSEGFKNKRKPFGIGTGEKKGVRVLSKQEIESAPFAAKSFSELGVPEVLIERLGKAGFDVPTEVQSAAVPTILKNRDVIIQSYTGSGKTLAYLLPILSVIGPLRGENSGGDGDGGETGKKLGVEAVIVAPSRELGMQIVREFEKILGMDNKKMVQQLVGGANRTRQEEALKKNKPAIVVGTPGRIAELSASGKLRTHGCRYLVLDEVDELLSFNFREDMHRLLEHVGRRSGADLNSNAKKTERQLIMVSATVPFSVVRAAKSWGCDPLLVQAKKIVPLETLSPEPVKLSQSSNTTSSMPSKAAVESLPPALKHYYCVVRLQHKVDTLRRCIHALDAKFVIVFMNHTKQLKDVVFKLEARGVKAAELHGDLGKLGRSTTLKKFKNGEVRVLVTNELSARGLDVAECDLVVNLELPTDSIHYAHRAGRTGRLGRNGTVLTICEESEVFVVRKLKKQLELPIACCNFVEGKLLVTEEEEHTLTDTS; this is encoded by the coding sequence ATGCAATCTTTGGTTTCATCAAAGTTTCTTGTGCTTGTTGGAGAATCATTCCCCATGAGAAGGGCTTTATTGAATTCTAGGTTTGCTTGGTTTCATAGTAGTGTTCGGTGTACGAGCCATGTAGAACCCAATCATGGTTCTCTCACCCTTTCAACCCTTGGGTTTGAAACTGAAATTGAGCCTAAGATTAGAACTAAATCAAAAATGGTTAAGCCATTAGGTTCATCTGAGGGGTTCAAGAATAAAAGAAAACCCTTTGGAATTGGAACTGGTGAGAAGAAAGGAGTCAGGGTTTTGAGTAAACAAGAAATAGAGTCTGCCCCTTTTGCTGCTAAGTCGTTTTCGGAACTTGGTGTTCCTGAAGTTTTGATTGAGAGGCTAGGAAAAGCGGGTTTCGATGTTCCGACCGAGGTTCAATCTGCTGCGGTTCCGACCATTTTGAAGAACCGTGATGTTATAATTCAGTCGTATACGGGTTCGGGGAAAACATTGGCTTATCTCCTTCCCATATTGTCTGTTATTGGGCCGTTGAGAGGTGAGAATTCTGGCGGTGATGGTGACGGTGGTGAGACGGGGAAGAAATTGGGTGTTGAAGCGGTGATTGTTGCTCCGTCTAGGGAACTTGGAATGCAGATAGTGAGGGAGTTTGAGAAGATATTGGGAATGGATAATAAGAAAATGGTCCAGCAGCTTGTGGGAGGTGCGAACCGAACCAGGCAGGAAGAAGCTTTGAAGAAAAATAAACCTGCCATTGTTGTTGGTACGCCTGGTAGGATAGCTGAGCTTAGTGCAAGCGGGAAACTTCGTACACACGGCTGTCGGTATTTGGTATTGGATGAAGTTGATGAGCTTCTTTCGTTCAATTTCCGGGAAGACATGCACAGGTTATTGGAGCATGTTGGGAGGAGATCGGGTGCAGACCTAAACTCAAATGCTAAAAAGACTGAGCGTCAATTAATTATGGTTTCTGCAACCGTTCCGTTTTCGGTTGTAAGGGCAGCTAAAAGCTGGGGTTGTGACCCACTTCTTGTTCAAGCTAAGAAAATCGTACCGCTTGAAACTTTGTCTCCTGAGCCAGTCAAGTTGTCGCAGAGCTCGAATACTACCTCGTCTATGCCATCTAAGGCTGCAGTCGAGAGTCTACCTCCCGCATTGAAACACTATTATTGTGTAGTGAGGTTGCAACACAAAGTTGATACATTGAGAAGGTGTATTCATGCACTGGATGCAAAATTTGTGATAGTTTTCATGAATCATACTAAGCAGCTAAAGGATGTTGTCTTCAAACTGGAAGCTCGTGGGGTGAAAGCCGCAGAGTTACACGGAGATCTCGGGAAGCTTGGCAGGTCGACAACTCTGAAGAAATTCAAGAACGGCGAGGTTAGAGTTCTTGTGACAAATGAATTATCAGCAAGGGGTTTGGATGTAGCAGAATGTGATCTTGTGGTTAACCTCGAATTGCCGACAGATTCAATTCACTATGCACATCGAGCCGGTCGAACCGGTCGGCTTGGTAGGAACGGTACAGTGCTAACCATATGTGAAGAGTCAGAGGTTTTTGTTGTGAgaaaattgaagaagcaacttgaatTACCGATAGCATGCTGTAATTTTGTCGAAGGAAAGCTTCTTGTGACAGAAGAAGAAGAGCATACACTAACCGACACTTCTTGA